One window of Klebsiella quasivariicola genomic DNA carries:
- the cydB gene encoding cytochrome d ubiquinol oxidase subunit II, translated as MSIDISVIWFVIIVFATLMYIVMDGFDLGIGMLFSVVHDGEERDVMVNSVAPVWDGNETWLVLGGAGLFGAFPLAYAVITDALVIPLTAMLIGLIFRGVAFEFRFKAIPSHRTFWDYAFAGGSLLATFSQGIVVGAFINGFAVADRRFAGSTLDWLTPFNLFCGLGLVVAYLLLGTTWLIMKSEGALQQRMRDLTRKVLLALMAVIAVVSVWTPLGWRYIAERWFTLPNFFWFVPVPILVLVLSLWIWRLSARPASHARPFILTLGLIFLGFSGLGISVWPNIIPPHISLWDAAAPPSSQVFMLPGALLIIPVILMYTAWSYYVFRGKVSGSEGYH; from the coding sequence ATGAGCATCGATATCTCGGTGATTTGGTTTGTCATCATCGTCTTCGCCACCCTGATGTATATCGTGATGGACGGTTTCGATTTAGGCATCGGGATGTTGTTCAGCGTGGTGCATGATGGCGAAGAGCGCGACGTGATGGTCAACAGCGTGGCGCCCGTCTGGGACGGTAACGAAACCTGGCTGGTGCTCGGCGGGGCAGGGCTATTCGGCGCCTTTCCGCTGGCCTATGCGGTGATCACCGATGCGCTGGTTATCCCGCTGACGGCGATGCTCATTGGCCTGATTTTTCGCGGCGTGGCGTTTGAGTTTCGTTTCAAAGCGATCCCCTCGCACCGCACCTTCTGGGACTATGCCTTCGCCGGCGGCTCGCTGCTGGCGACCTTCAGCCAGGGGATTGTCGTCGGGGCGTTTATCAACGGCTTTGCGGTGGCCGACCGCCGCTTCGCCGGCTCGACGCTGGACTGGCTCACCCCCTTCAATCTGTTCTGCGGCCTGGGGCTGGTGGTGGCCTATCTGCTGCTGGGCACCACGTGGTTGATCATGAAAAGCGAAGGCGCGCTGCAGCAGCGGATGCGCGATCTGACCCGCAAGGTGCTGCTGGCGCTGATGGCGGTGATCGCGGTGGTTAGCGTCTGGACGCCGTTGGGCTGGCGCTACATAGCGGAACGTTGGTTCACGCTGCCCAATTTCTTCTGGTTCGTGCCGGTGCCGATTCTGGTGTTGGTCCTGAGTCTGTGGATCTGGCGCCTGAGCGCGCGCCCCGCCAGCCATGCCCGCCCGTTTATTTTGACCCTGGGCCTGATTTTCCTCGGCTTCAGCGGATTGGGGATCAGCGTCTGGCCGAACATTATCCCGCCGCATATCTCCCTGTGGGATGCCGCCGCGCCGCCGTCCAGCCAGGTGTTTATGCTGCCGGGAGCGCTGCTTATTATCCCGGTGATCCTGATGTATACCGCCTGGAGCTATTACGTCTTTCGCGGCAAAGTCTCCGGCAGCGAAGGCTATCACTGA